The following proteins are co-located in the Scomber scombrus chromosome 2, fScoSco1.1, whole genome shotgun sequence genome:
- the LOC133987210 gene encoding dynein regulatory complex subunit 4-like, with protein sequence MPPKSKSKKVLKGKSSAVVDGLSTDEMSKDQLEEHIVRLREELDREREERSYFQLERDKVQAFWEICKRNLEETQAELRNRRREREEAEERHRVEITVYKQKLKHVLSEQHDAVSELKIDGVSSTALIQNQHAESELRLRREAHDLQGDVREKELHNQDCIKELKLKHQVELMELTNDYDKRVREIEVRYHRKMQSMTEAENKKRRAEVMEIEDRMRERIVTMTEDHDRTHRSAEEYYSCVQSRLLAEQKELKEELGEVKKQQARADNDLSAAQQENKRLHESLQEAEQQLPKLHKQLEDHEEAKTERAVSRVRVKRLETEIRDLSVQHELLLKAFMTVERERDELLQRQTQLILDVQQKSGLKELLLEKKLSTLTETLQTMEAQLCGAVAAAGVDQTAADAAVKLEEILESKKVAVSDLKDDLDRESQEYEEQLRKAKLRMKNIGVPTYQPPLRPIRYMLTKKVYDPSVHQI encoded by the exons ctggAGGAACACATCGTGCGGCTCAGAGAGGAGCTGGATCGGGagcgagaggagaggagctaCTTCCAGCTGGAGCGAGACAAGGTTCAGGCCTTCTGGGAAATCTGCAAGAGGAACCTGGAGGAGACGCAGGCGGAGCTGAGGAACAGacgcagggagagagaggaggcggaggagcgCCACCGAGTGGAGATCACT GTGTACAAGCAGAAGCTGAAGCACGTCCTGTCTGAGCAGCACGACGCCGTCTCTGAGCTGAAGATAGACGGCGTTTCCTCCACCGCGCTGATCCAGAACCAACACGCTGAGTCTGAGCTCAGACTGAGGAGAGAAGCTCATGACCTGCAGGGCGACGTCCGAGAGAAAGAACTGCACAACCAGGACTGCATCAAGGAGCTCAAACTG AAACATCAGGTGGAGTTGATGGAGCTGACGAACGACTACGACAAGAGAgtcagag AAATCGAGGTCAGATATCACAGGAAGATGCAGTCGATGACCGAGGCGGAGAACAAAAAGAGACGAGCTGAAGTGATGGAGATCGAGGACCGGATGAGAGAACGTATCGTGACCATGACGGAGGATCACGACAGGACTCACCGCAGTGCTGAGGAATATTACTCTTGTGTTCAGAGCAGACTGCTGGCGGAGCAGAAGGAGCTGAAG GAGGAACTGGGCGAGGTGAAGAAGCAGCAGGCGCGAGCGGACAACGATCTGTCGGCAGCTCAGCAGGAGAACAAACGTCTGCATGAGTCTCTGCAGGAAGCCGAGCAGCAGCTGCCCAAACTACACAAACAGCTGGAGGATCACGAGGAGGCCAAAACAGAGAGAGCG GTGAGCCGGGTTCGTGTGAAGCGTTTGGAGACGGAGATTAGAGATCTGAGCGTTCAACACGAGCTGCTGCTGAAGGCTTTCATGACG GTTGAGCGTGAGCGTGACGAGCTGCTGCAGAGGCAGACGCAGCTGATCCTGGACGTCCAGCAGAAGAGCGGCctgaaggagctgctgctggagaagAAGCTGTCGACTCTGACCGAGACTCTGCAGACGATGGAGGCTCAGCTCTGTGGCGCCGTTGCTGCCGCCGGCGTCGACCAGACTGCTGCAGACGCTGCCGTCAAACTGGAG gaAATACTGGAGTCTAAAAAAGTCGCCGTCAGTGATTTAAAGGACGACTTGGACCGAGAGAGTCAG GAATACGAAGAGCAGCTGCGCAAAGCTAAGCTGAGGATGAAGAATATCGGCGTTCCGACGTACCAACCTCCCCTCAGACCCATAAGATATATGCTGACCAAAAAGGTGTATGATCCGTCTGTACATCAAATTTAg